The following coding sequences lie in one Clupea harengus chromosome 23, Ch_v2.0.2, whole genome shotgun sequence genomic window:
- the pmp22b gene encoding peripheral myelin protein 22b translates to MLLLLLGIIFLHGAGLVLLFVSTIVSAWTVGYSSTADLWTNCTTTNGAYSCDTAETGEWIQAVQALMILSIIFSFISLFLFFCQLFTLQKGGRFFLTGVFQIFASLFVMSGAIIYTVKSPDWVHASESYGFAYILAWVAFPLALISGLIYLILRKRE, encoded by the exons atgctgctcctactgctcgGAATCATCTTTCTGCACGGCGCAGGTCTAGTGCTCCTATTCGTGTCGACGATTGTCAGT GCGTGGACGGTAGGCTACTCTTCCACCGCGGATTTGTGGACAAACTGTACCACAACCAATGGCGCGTACAGCTGCGATACGGCCGAAACCGGAG AGTGGATCCAGGCGGTCCAGGCCCTCATGATCCTGTCCATCATCTTCAGCTTCAtctcgctcttcctcttcttctgccAGCTCTTCACCCTGCAGAAGGGCGGCCGCTTCTTCCTCACCGGAGTCTTCCAGATCTTTGCAA GCCTGTTTGTCATGAGTGGCGCCATCATCTACACGGTGAAGAGTCCTGATTGGGTGCACGCGTCCGAGTCCTACGGCTTCGCCTACATCCTGGCCTGGGTGGCCTTCCCCTTGGCGCTGATCAGTGGACTGATCTACCTCATCTTAAGAAAACGCGAATga